Proteins co-encoded in one Spirosoma endbachense genomic window:
- a CDS encoding metallophosphoesterase yields the protein MRQVRFSILLAFTALMLLGASSQAQQAPFSFVAFGDMPYNLPEDYGRFENLIRDVNKQNQVFNVHVGDIKSSENDCSDAYYQKIHGYFNQFDKPLIYIPGDNEWTDCNKHTPGKYNIDERLSTIRKLFFDGQSSLGKSKLLMISQAKHPEFAKYVENNRWQYGNVQFGTVHIVGTNNNFYPNPKGDNAEFYDRNKANLAWIDEVFDQAKASNAIAVVLFTQADMYNSAKDAKEANAFTTLKDKLQARTVDFKKPVLLVNGDSHIFLVDKPLYVKGGKGKKDLDNFTRLQTFGEDNIHAVKVTINPATPGLFQIEPLMVQGN from the coding sequence ATGAGACAAGTACGATTTTCTATACTACTGGCTTTTACTGCCTTGATGCTGTTGGGTGCCTCTAGCCAGGCCCAACAGGCACCTTTCAGTTTTGTGGCTTTCGGCGATATGCCATACAACCTTCCTGAAGACTATGGCCGTTTCGAGAATCTGATTCGGGATGTGAACAAACAGAATCAGGTCTTCAATGTGCACGTCGGCGATATCAAGTCGAGTGAGAATGATTGCTCAGATGCGTATTATCAAAAGATTCACGGCTATTTCAACCAGTTTGACAAGCCGCTGATTTACATCCCAGGTGATAACGAGTGGACGGATTGCAACAAACATACACCGGGTAAATACAACATCGATGAGCGACTGAGCACCATCCGGAAACTGTTCTTCGACGGCCAGAGCAGCCTGGGCAAATCGAAACTTTTGATGATTTCACAGGCGAAACATCCGGAGTTTGCCAAATACGTTGAAAACAATCGCTGGCAATATGGCAATGTCCAGTTTGGAACAGTCCACATCGTAGGCACAAACAATAATTTTTACCCCAATCCCAAAGGCGATAATGCTGAGTTCTACGACCGGAATAAAGCCAATTTAGCCTGGATCGACGAAGTTTTTGATCAGGCGAAAGCCAGCAATGCTATTGCGGTGGTGCTGTTCACGCAGGCCGATATGTACAATTCGGCGAAAGATGCTAAAGAAGCCAATGCATTCACAACTTTAAAAGACAAGCTTCAGGCCCGGACCGTGGATTTCAAAAAACCGGTGCTGTTAGTCAATGGCGACTCGCATATTTTTCTGGTCGATAAGCCGCTGTACGTAAAGGGCGGAAAGGGCAAGAAGGATCTCGACAATTTCACGCGGCTACAAACCTTCGGAGAAGATAATATCCATGCGGTAAAAGTGACGATCAATCCAGCCACGCCGGGGCTGTTTCAGATTGAGCCGCTCATGGTGCAGGGCAACTAA
- a CDS encoding purple acid phosphatase family protein, with translation MLSFIHKALVGACLATLCPLLTQAQSVKPTIPRVLSGLNYSETGQLVLTRNGQKLVDLDKKDAFSLTQMVGNPVGNETGILLDFSKPGLSGTVAYGPYNEKAEYPAVAFLPRTVPIQDGKALLDIKGAVKAVNDFFKLSETGQGVIGYRVLDNAGRIVYEGRVAFSGKGPYTALPTVIEGPFINALTSTGCIISYETQVPVKTTITVGNQTFSDPKETTHHEITVSGLRPAMDYVYTIAYANRSDQHHFQTAPASGSRKPFTFAFACANRGTSGGGERDFGGTNYQSSRAIMAAALLNGAVFMQATGDLTTGGNPSEDGHLMEYTNWKRAMEPFWHKIPVYTGMGDHEVNYLTFAPDPETKKNPKIDRFPYQTESGEATFARAFVHPTNGPSSEDGASYDPDSKQVDFPTYQENVYYYFYDNVGMIVLNTEYWKSHYPGVDGSPEGYIMDQQVKWLTETMQKLEKDPAIDHIFVSVHSAVFPNGDHANGAMWYEGNNDERPKVAGTPVKTGILERRDQLLDLCVNKSKKFLAFISGDEHNFAFLHVTPDTPMYPDRYTLPKLKLSRPFYHLNNGGGGSAPYAMLATPWMKQFQYFTEPPVLALISVNGQTVTLKAFNAETFGTVCRDVKLR, from the coding sequence ATGTTGTCTTTCATTCATAAAGCCTTAGTGGGGGCTTGTCTGGCCACGCTTTGCCCGTTACTTACCCAGGCCCAATCGGTCAAGCCAACCATTCCCCGTGTTTTATCGGGCTTAAACTATAGTGAAACGGGCCAGCTGGTCCTGACCCGAAATGGTCAGAAACTGGTTGACCTGGATAAAAAAGATGCCTTTTCTTTGACTCAGATGGTGGGCAACCCGGTAGGTAATGAAACGGGTATTTTACTTGATTTCAGCAAGCCGGGTTTATCGGGAACCGTAGCGTATGGGCCATACAATGAAAAGGCCGAATACCCAGCCGTTGCATTTCTGCCCCGTACGGTACCGATCCAGGATGGAAAAGCCCTGCTGGATATCAAAGGTGCGGTTAAAGCCGTAAATGATTTCTTTAAGCTGAGTGAAACAGGCCAGGGCGTTATTGGTTACCGGGTACTTGACAATGCCGGACGGATCGTCTACGAAGGTCGGGTTGCGTTCAGTGGCAAAGGGCCATATACTGCTTTGCCGACAGTTATCGAAGGGCCTTTTATCAATGCATTGACGTCGACAGGTTGCATCATTTCGTATGAAACCCAGGTGCCTGTAAAGACAACCATTACGGTCGGTAACCAGACATTCAGCGATCCGAAGGAAACAACACACCATGAGATTACGGTCAGTGGGTTAAGACCTGCAATGGATTACGTATATACCATAGCGTATGCGAATCGGAGTGACCAGCATCACTTCCAGACAGCGCCCGCTTCGGGAAGTCGCAAGCCGTTTACGTTCGCGTTTGCCTGTGCGAATCGAGGAACATCGGGTGGGGGAGAACGTGATTTCGGCGGAACGAATTACCAGTCGTCGCGGGCAATTATGGCAGCCGCTTTACTGAATGGAGCCGTTTTTATGCAGGCCACTGGCGATCTGACTACTGGTGGAAATCCGAGTGAGGATGGGCATCTGATGGAGTATACGAATTGGAAGCGGGCGATGGAGCCGTTCTGGCACAAGATTCCGGTATATACGGGTATGGGCGATCATGAAGTGAATTACCTGACGTTCGCACCGGACCCGGAGACGAAGAAAAACCCGAAGATCGACCGGTTTCCGTATCAAACCGAGTCAGGAGAGGCCACGTTTGCCCGCGCCTTTGTTCACCCAACCAACGGGCCATCCAGTGAAGATGGGGCGAGTTACGACCCTGATAGCAAACAGGTTGACTTTCCAACTTATCAGGAAAATGTGTACTACTACTTCTACGACAATGTGGGAATGATTGTGCTGAATACCGAGTACTGGAAGTCGCATTATCCGGGTGTTGATGGGTCGCCAGAAGGTTACATCATGGACCAACAGGTCAAGTGGTTAACCGAAACCATGCAAAAGCTGGAGAAAGACCCCGCCATCGACCACATTTTTGTCAGTGTACACAGTGCCGTATTTCCAAATGGTGACCATGCGAACGGTGCCATGTGGTATGAGGGTAATAACGACGAACGGCCAAAAGTGGCAGGAACACCAGTGAAAACGGGTATTCTCGAACGTCGCGATCAACTTCTGGATTTGTGTGTCAACAAGAGCAAAAAGTTTCTGGCTTTCATTTCGGGTGACGAACACAACTTCGCTTTCCTGCACGTAACGCCCGATACGCCGATGTATCCCGATAGGTATACGTTGCCCAAATTGAAACTGAGCCGTCCGTTTTATCATCTCAACAATGGGGGAGGAGGGTCGGCACCTTACGCGATGCTGGCAACGCCCTGGATGAAACAGTTCCAATACTTCACCGAGCCGCCCGTGCTGGCTCTGATTTCGGTGAATGGTCAGACTGTCACTTTAAAAGCATTCAATGCCGAAACGTTTGGGACCGTTTGCCGTGATGTAAAACTGCGGTAA
- a CDS encoding YncE family protein — translation MVSLIKKIAVTACLLGTSHLHVTAQITPVYSFIEKISLPTGDGKWDYLKMDGERERLFVSHFDRVHVIDLNTNKQIGEITGLKGVHGIGLAKDLNKGYITNGTDNTITVFDYNTFKVLQTISVTGKKADAVMYDKGTKRIFVFNNGSGDAVAIDATTDKVVGTVEMGGAPEFAVANEKGSVFNNNEDTNEIFEIDTKTLKVKNKYSVAPNGGVPTGLAFDASTNRLFSVCRKPQVLVVMDASTGKIVQTVPIGGGVDAVVYEKDLKLIMTSNGEGNVTIIHQDSADKYSVVQTLTTKPGQKTMVHRGTTHRIYLSGAEYQADGKTPAPGTFGVYVYGPSPKQ, via the coding sequence ATGGTCTCTTTAATCAAAAAAATTGCTGTTACTGCCTGCCTATTAGGCACTAGCCACCTACACGTTACCGCGCAGATTACGCCTGTGTATTCTTTTATTGAGAAAATTAGTCTGCCTACGGGCGACGGTAAATGGGATTACCTGAAAATGGATGGTGAACGCGAACGGCTCTTCGTGTCGCACTTCGACCGGGTACACGTCATTGATTTAAACACAAACAAACAGATCGGTGAGATCACTGGTCTGAAAGGCGTTCACGGTATCGGTCTGGCTAAAGATCTGAACAAAGGCTACATCACCAACGGAACGGATAATACGATCACAGTCTTTGATTACAATACATTCAAAGTCCTGCAAACGATATCGGTCACGGGCAAGAAGGCAGATGCCGTCATGTATGATAAGGGCACAAAGCGGATTTTTGTCTTCAACAATGGCAGTGGAGATGCAGTAGCCATCGACGCCACAACTGACAAAGTGGTTGGAACTGTGGAAATGGGTGGTGCACCAGAGTTTGCCGTGGCCAACGAAAAGGGAAGTGTCTTTAATAACAACGAAGATACCAACGAGATTTTCGAGATTGATACGAAAACGCTCAAGGTAAAAAACAAATATTCTGTGGCTCCCAATGGCGGTGTACCGACCGGGCTGGCCTTCGATGCAAGTACGAACCGATTGTTCTCCGTATGCCGTAAGCCACAAGTGCTGGTAGTGATGGACGCTTCGACCGGGAAAATCGTCCAGACAGTGCCGATTGGGGGCGGTGTCGATGCAGTGGTTTACGAGAAAGATCTAAAACTGATCATGACCTCCAATGGAGAAGGCAACGTCACTATTATTCATCAGGATTCAGCTGATAAATATTCTGTTGTTCAAACGCTTACAACAAAGCCAGGCCAGAAGACAATGGTTCACCGGGGTACAACGCACCGGATTTACCTGAGTGGAGCCGAGTATCAGGCCGACGGTAAAACTCCTGCACCCGGTACGTTCGGGGTGTATGTTTACGGGCCAAGTCCAAAGCAATAA
- a CDS encoding phosphatase PAP2 family protein, whose translation MYQLQHHIHHRFGRLATRYPGLVRWLAERLTTEHFRGLPLTVLAGLLIVNVMVLSEIAENLVNAESMVQVDLGFTHWLFQGRSTLISQMLYALTWLGSAYVTIGLALIGSLVLYHQKKGRNIVILWILMAGVGLFVQVGKRTFIRNRPTEVAYYTESGYSFPSGHSATAMTLYGLLSYWLVRGRRRIRNRWLVGISAVGLILVVGFSRIYLGVHFLSDVLGGYLLGTCWLIVGIVLTEWQRTTHTANVT comes from the coding sequence ATGTACCAACTTCAACACCATATTCATCATCGCTTCGGTCGATTAGCCACCCGCTATCCGGGGCTTGTTCGCTGGCTGGCCGAACGTTTGACAACCGAACATTTCCGAGGTTTACCCCTGACAGTACTTGCCGGATTACTAATCGTCAACGTGATGGTTCTATCTGAAATCGCCGAAAATCTGGTCAACGCCGAATCGATGGTCCAAGTTGATCTGGGATTTACGCACTGGCTTTTTCAGGGACGCAGTACGCTGATCAGCCAGATGCTATATGCACTAACCTGGTTGGGTTCGGCTTATGTAACAATAGGTCTGGCGTTAATTGGATCACTGGTTTTGTACCATCAAAAAAAGGGGCGCAACATTGTGATTTTGTGGATTTTAATGGCAGGTGTCGGACTGTTTGTACAGGTTGGTAAACGAACATTTATTCGAAATCGACCAACAGAAGTGGCTTATTATACGGAATCAGGCTATTCTTTTCCAAGTGGTCATTCAGCCACAGCGATGACGCTCTATGGACTACTTAGCTATTGGTTAGTCCGGGGGCGTCGTCGTATTCGGAACCGGTGGCTGGTGGGTATCAGCGCTGTTGGCTTAATACTGGTGGTTGGCTTCAGTCGAATTTATCTGGGCGTCCATTTTTTAAGCGATGTGTTAGGTGGCTATCTGCTTGGCACCTGTTGGCTCATCGTAGGTATTGTGCTCACCGAATGGCAACGGACAACTCATACAGCTAATGTGACTTAG
- a CDS encoding sulfite exporter TauE/SafE family protein, whose amino-acid sequence MFLSGLLLFGCALLAFSLSAVCGGGAGLLLLPVLGSLLPSAQVPAALSIGTVSSSISRIIAFWPRIRWDVVVWFVPPALPAVWIGAKLLTYINPLYLELLMGLFLMANLPLIFRSTKDLEEVHPLPKGYLAIIGLAAGFVSGLTGAVGLLFNRFYLRYGMTKEEIVATRAANEVMLHLVKLALYASFGLLTGKALTLGAVIAVAAMISSYGMKWLLPRLSESLFRRVGYAAMVVSGLSLFIEAAGQVVTKAPIGIDYSPVANGMSTQLQWRNKLFSLEFEYDEGFEFEHTIPLSGLPQDKQVEAKKLSQGSDHVVLEEVFGIDKHSYEVYVYRKGRLEKFNI is encoded by the coding sequence ATGTTTTTATCCGGTTTGCTTCTATTTGGCTGCGCCTTGCTGGCCTTCTCGCTCAGTGCGGTTTGCGGTGGTGGGGCTGGTTTGTTGTTATTACCGGTACTTGGCTCTCTTTTACCAAGTGCCCAGGTTCCGGCAGCGCTGTCCATTGGTACAGTTTCCAGTTCTATTTCCCGGATCATTGCCTTCTGGCCCCGTATTCGCTGGGATGTCGTTGTTTGGTTTGTTCCACCCGCCCTACCCGCCGTTTGGATTGGTGCTAAGCTACTTACCTATATCAATCCCCTCTATCTTGAGTTGTTGATGGGCTTATTTCTGATGGCCAATCTACCGTTGATTTTTCGTTCTACTAAAGACCTGGAAGAAGTCCATCCATTACCCAAAGGCTATCTGGCCATCATTGGATTAGCAGCGGGCTTTGTTTCAGGACTGACGGGTGCCGTTGGTTTATTATTTAACCGATTTTACCTACGTTACGGTATGACCAAAGAGGAAATTGTGGCGACTCGTGCAGCCAATGAGGTCATGCTACATCTGGTAAAACTAGCCTTGTATGCTTCCTTTGGCTTATTGACGGGCAAGGCACTTACACTGGGGGCAGTGATCGCAGTAGCTGCGATGATCTCTTCTTATGGCATGAAATGGTTATTGCCGCGCCTGAGTGAAAGCCTCTTCCGACGAGTTGGTTATGCGGCTATGGTCGTTTCTGGGTTAAGTTTATTTATCGAAGCGGCTGGGCAGGTCGTTACGAAAGCACCTATCGGCATCGACTACTCTCCCGTTGCCAATGGTATGAGTACGCAACTCCAATGGCGCAATAAACTGTTTTCGCTTGAGTTTGAATACGATGAAGGCTTCGAGTTCGAACACACTATTCCACTCAGTGGACTACCTCAAGACAAGCAAGTTGAAGCGAAGAAACTCAGCCAGGGGTCTGATCACGTTGTATTGGAAGAAGTGTTTGGCATCGATAAACATTCGTACGAAGTTTATGTCTATCGAAAAGGCAGGCTGGAAAAGTTTAACATATAA
- a CDS encoding IS3 family transposase — protein sequence MRWANAVAESFFKTLKCEMVNHVNFETRHQAKLATFEYIEDWYNRRRKHSTLDYQTPFQCESYFFISSMAA from the coding sequence ATCCGATGGGCCAATGCCGTGGCCGAGAGCTTTTTCAAAACCCTGAAATGTGAGATGGTTAATCATGTTAATTTTGAAACGCGCCACCAGGCAAAGTTGGCTACGTTTGAATACATCGAGGACTGGTACAATCGTCGGCGAAAACATTCAACGCTTGACTACCAAACTCCTTTTCAATGCGAATCTTATTTTTTCATCAGCTCAATGGCTGCCTAA
- a CDS encoding IS3 family transposase — protein MGSIRARYIKKGSQHLFQGRPRGGPWEIFRFIKEHANQFPVEKMCKVIKGSSSGYYYWLKHPVGARQLKTQQFLTQIQQVYDRSQARYGSPRIADDLNESGVKVSRNRVARLMNKASIKSIMYKKYCVQTTDSKHDYPIANNLLNRAFSAEKPGQKWVSAITYIRTGEGWLYLPAILDLADRKVVGWALSDTLKAVDTSIAAWLMALKNRPLDGELLFHCAGSPV, from the coding sequence ATAGGCTCAATTCGAGCGCGATATATTAAAAAAGGCAGTCAGCATCTTTTCCAGGGGCGACCGCGCGGCGGACCGTGGGAGATATTCCGATTTATTAAGGAACATGCCAATCAGTTTCCCGTTGAGAAGATGTGTAAAGTAATCAAAGGGAGCAGCAGTGGCTACTATTATTGGCTCAAACATCCAGTCGGAGCCCGGCAGCTTAAGACACAACAGTTTTTGACTCAAATCCAGCAGGTTTACGATCGCAGTCAAGCGCGTTATGGTAGTCCACGCATTGCCGATGACCTTAACGAATCAGGTGTGAAGGTATCCCGTAATCGAGTAGCCAGACTGATGAATAAAGCGAGCATAAAAAGCATCATGTATAAAAAGTACTGCGTGCAAACCACGGACTCAAAGCATGATTACCCAATCGCTAACAACCTGTTGAACAGAGCGTTTTCGGCCGAAAAGCCAGGCCAAAAATGGGTGTCAGCTATTACTTATATCCGAACCGGCGAAGGCTGGTTATACTTGCCGGCTATTTTAGATTTAGCCGATAGAAAGGTGGTGGGTTGGGCTTTAAGCGATACGTTGAAAGCCGTTGATACCAGCATTGCGGCTTGGCTAATGGCCCTTAAAAACAGGCCATTAGATGGTGAACTACTTTTCCACTGCGCCGGCAGCCCGGTCTGA
- a CDS encoding ankyrin repeat domain-containing protein, which produces MDKKRTTELSTRMNSSSNPLQDGVSFFFLILIYVPFNVFFMVVAAVLFSLINKLFHLHFPTWIVAVAAALLVFVFMFSFLEESLNRSNSGDSTLFYAITLVINLVVVIIMLTATGINKLIFSDAASTDFVFEKPQIITAIIYSITVAFFAAIPLISDGADYVNDIQNDRKLAAIREAITTDDSKAFTKINDETTELWKVVLPDEKNSLLDYLVAGDKIALVHILVKDHKELFGYTFEWHIKSPAMVQLLINDGMGINQIVEKLTKHDEAELVKTIVEKYHPTFNSSVSFITQNIMHHNNEKLLDYLIKNGLTKDLKQTSETLYWLVQKNDIESVGFLIDKGFSIDPSDNRLVYWAIYNRNLPFLKFLFSYPFDVNASSDEYTNLENAIIGNNEAIFDFLLTKNPDIKTLHPTKLNGITNALLIAERYKQTKMLEKLNRYATRN; this is translated from the coding sequence ATGGATAAAAAACGCACTACAGAATTAAGCACACGCATGAACAGTTCATCAAACCCCTTACAGGACGGTGTAAGTTTCTTTTTTCTTATTCTTATCTACGTACCATTCAATGTCTTTTTTATGGTAGTGGCGGCTGTATTATTTAGCCTGATCAATAAACTTTTTCATCTTCATTTTCCGACCTGGATCGTAGCAGTTGCCGCAGCTTTGCTCGTATTTGTTTTCATGTTCTCTTTTCTTGAAGAATCCCTGAACAGAAGTAATTCTGGTGACTCAACGCTATTTTATGCCATAACACTAGTTATTAATCTAGTTGTAGTGATCATAATGCTTACAGCTACAGGCATCAATAAGCTTATTTTTAGCGATGCTGCTTCTACAGATTTTGTTTTTGAAAAACCTCAAATCATCACAGCAATTATCTATTCAATAACCGTCGCTTTTTTCGCAGCCATTCCATTAATTAGCGACGGGGCCGATTATGTCAATGATATTCAGAATGACAGGAAATTAGCGGCTATTAGAGAAGCTATAACTACTGACGATAGTAAAGCTTTTACAAAAATCAATGATGAGACAACCGAGCTTTGGAAAGTAGTGTTGCCCGACGAAAAAAACTCACTTTTAGATTATTTAGTAGCTGGTGATAAAATAGCCTTGGTACATATATTGGTCAAAGACCATAAAGAGCTTTTTGGCTATACATTTGAGTGGCATATAAAAAGCCCTGCTATGGTTCAACTGCTTATTAACGATGGCATGGGCATAAATCAGATAGTTGAGAAACTTACCAAGCACGATGAAGCTGAATTAGTAAAAACCATCGTAGAAAAATATCACCCAACGTTTAACAGTTCAGTGAGTTTTATTACTCAAAATATTATGCACCACAACAACGAAAAGTTATTAGATTATCTTATTAAAAATGGCCTTACTAAAGACTTAAAGCAAACCAGTGAAACCCTCTATTGGCTTGTGCAAAAAAACGATATAGAATCGGTTGGTTTTTTGATCGATAAAGGATTTTCAATAGATCCATCCGATAACAGATTGGTTTATTGGGCTATATATAATCGCAATTTACCGTTCCTTAAATTTTTATTCAGCTATCCATTTGATGTCAATGCGTCTTCTGATGAATATACGAATTTAGAAAATGCAATTATTGGCAATAACGAGGCAATTTTTGATTTTCTATTAACTAAAAATCCTGACATAAAAACATTACATCCCACAAAATTAAATGGGATAACCAATGCCTTACTCATTGCCGAACGCTATAAACAGACTAAAATGTTAGAAAAACTTAACCGATATGCTACACGAAACTAA
- a CDS encoding ScyD/ScyE family protein, producing MIYNITRSICLLAIFLVMSCQDHIIPTPSAPALTPRILATKLVAPISVETDASGRVFVAEQGTGHNDGSVSEITQDGVRHPIITNIYSVTNTEGDLDAVDHLLVVEGTLYFLNPKGLYKFDLSSYKTGASPIMASSLIPEDIRKFVLAYNFTNDTGESHLYNLTLGPDGALYITDAAANAIIRRSKAGELSVVTEVPGIVNPNPAGPPPGPPFIQAVPTSITHDGRQFLITTLLGFPFPAGRSIIYQMDLSGKLTIYQQTFNSLVDVENDGNGKPLVLEFALFGPMGFTPNTGRLLRANGTSSTVLLDKLNMPTDLKISNSHTAYITSMGDGALLKITF from the coding sequence ATGATTTACAACATTACTCGCTCAATTTGTCTGCTGGCAATTTTTCTGGTTATGAGTTGTCAGGATCACATTATCCCAACTCCCTCTGCTCCCGCGTTAACCCCCCGAATATTGGCCACCAAGCTGGTTGCTCCAATTAGTGTTGAGACGGATGCCAGCGGACGAGTTTTTGTGGCTGAGCAGGGCACGGGTCATAATGACGGTAGTGTATCCGAGATCACACAGGATGGTGTACGGCATCCAATTATTACCAACATTTATTCGGTAACCAACACGGAGGGCGATCTTGATGCCGTTGATCATTTGCTGGTCGTTGAGGGAACGCTTTACTTTTTGAATCCGAAGGGGCTTTATAAGTTTGATCTCTCCTCCTACAAAACTGGTGCATCGCCCATTATGGCGTCCAGTCTGATCCCTGAAGACATTCGTAAATTTGTACTCGCCTATAATTTTACGAACGACACGGGTGAATCACACCTCTATAATTTGACTTTAGGTCCCGATGGAGCCCTGTACATCACCGACGCAGCAGCCAATGCCATCATTCGCCGATCAAAAGCCGGCGAATTGAGTGTAGTAACTGAAGTTCCGGGCATTGTCAATCCAAATCCGGCGGGCCCACCTCCAGGCCCACCCTTCATTCAGGCCGTACCAACCAGCATTACGCACGATGGTCGCCAGTTTTTGATTACTACCTTACTGGGCTTCCCTTTCCCGGCTGGGCGGTCAATCATTTATCAAATGGACCTTTCTGGAAAACTCACAATTTATCAGCAAACGTTCAACAGCCTGGTCGATGTAGAGAACGATGGCAACGGGAAACCGTTAGTGCTTGAGTTCGCCCTATTTGGACCGATGGGTTTTACGCCAAATACGGGCCGGTTGTTACGGGCAAATGGAACGAGCAGTACGGTTTTACTCGATAAACTGAACATGCCGACAGATCTGAAAATAAGCAATAGCCATACCGCTTACATAACAAGTATGGGCGATGGAGCGTTGCTAAAGATTACGTTCTAA